The proteins below are encoded in one region of Microbispora sp. NBC_01189:
- the fxlM gene encoding methyltransferase, FxLD system gives MSADAHTDALPPASADRLRAEMVAALTEWGSIRSPEVAEAFAKVPRDRFAPEAALDAAYSARDVVITKRDPDGRATSSISAPWLQAEMLEAARLTRGARVLEIGSGGYNAALIAEMVGPDGFVLTVDIDPWVTERAARFLADTGYSQVKVVLGDAEHAADEYGPFDAILVTVGAWDCPWGWLLAPEGRMVVPLRFATITRSFTFVRDGDRFRGLNPTVCGFIAMQGAGAYRGREAVLDGGAVTLTIEDGPEPDVDALGRALVEPRSELWTGVEVGGGEPFDTLNLWLATAEDRFGMIWQDPDRGRDLVQTAIRWHCPALITRDSFAYLALRDAPSHATAAARHEFGVYGHGRHGADLARRLHDQIKVWDRDWRRRPQPAFSLHPADAAVPDPAVGRIFRKRHTQLVMAWT, from the coding sequence GTGTCCGCCGACGCCCACACCGACGCCCTTCCACCGGCATCCGCCGATCGCCTGCGTGCCGAAATGGTCGCCGCGCTCACGGAGTGGGGTTCGATTCGGTCTCCTGAGGTCGCCGAGGCCTTCGCGAAGGTCCCCAGGGACAGGTTCGCGCCCGAAGCGGCGCTCGACGCGGCCTACTCCGCCCGGGATGTCGTTATCACCAAACGCGACCCTGACGGCAGGGCGACCAGTTCCATCAGCGCGCCATGGCTGCAGGCCGAGATGCTGGAGGCCGCCCGGCTGACCCGCGGCGCGCGGGTCCTGGAGATCGGCTCCGGTGGCTACAACGCCGCGCTCATCGCCGAGATGGTCGGCCCGGACGGCTTCGTGCTCACCGTGGACATCGATCCCTGGGTCACCGAGCGGGCGGCCCGCTTCCTGGCCGACACCGGATATTCACAGGTCAAGGTGGTTCTCGGCGACGCTGAGCACGCCGCCGACGAGTACGGGCCGTTCGACGCCATCCTCGTGACGGTCGGCGCCTGGGACTGCCCCTGGGGGTGGCTGCTCGCTCCGGAGGGCCGGATGGTGGTTCCCCTTCGTTTCGCCACGATCACCAGGTCCTTCACCTTCGTACGGGACGGCGACCGGTTCCGAGGTCTGAACCCCACGGTGTGCGGGTTCATCGCGATGCAGGGTGCCGGAGCGTACAGGGGGCGGGAAGCCGTCCTCGACGGCGGAGCGGTCACGCTGACGATCGAAGACGGCCCCGAACCCGACGTCGACGCGCTCGGCCGGGCGCTGGTCGAACCCCGCTCGGAGTTGTGGACCGGCGTCGAGGTCGGCGGCGGGGAGCCGTTCGACACGCTCAACCTGTGGCTGGCCACGGCCGAGGACAGGTTCGGCATGATCTGGCAGGACCCGGATCGTGGCCGCGATCTCGTCCAGACTGCCATACGGTGGCACTGCCCGGCTCTCATCACCCGTGACAGCTTCGCGTACCTCGCTCTTCGCGACGCCCCGTCACACGCGACCGCGGCGGCCCGTCACGAGTTCGGGGTGTACGGACACGGCCGTCACGGCGCCGACCTCGCCCGCCGGCTCCACGACCAGATCAAGGTCTGGGACCGTGACTGGCGCCGCCGCCCCCAACCGGCCTTCAGCCTCCACCCCGCCGACGCCGCGGTGCCGGATCCGGCCGTCGGCCGGATCTTCCGCAAGAGGCACACCCAACTGGTCATGGCCTGGACCTGA
- a CDS encoding oligopeptide:H+ symporter: MASGRPGPPAGERTFFGHPRGLATLFGTEMWERFSYYGMRAVLVLFLTAPATRGGMGLPETTAVGVYGVYVASVYLLALMGGWLADRLLGARRTVLVGASVIMGGHLSMAMPMGGGFVWLGLVLIALGSGLLKPNMAALVGELYRHEDDARRDSGYTIFYMGVNLGAFLGIMIVPWLQTGGRWHLAFGAAAVGMLFGLVQYVRGRATLCGAGEEPDHRLTPAEEHRFKMVAGLCLAVVAGGLALWAVSGTLTVDRFALALTVVTAVVPIAYFAFLFSSHEVTAEERRGLFAYVWLFLAAAIFWLVYDQAGSSLLLFAKKDTDLDVFGFTIPPGWVGNINSLAIIVLAPLFAEMFLRAGTRISTPLKFAIGLVIVGLSFVVMSVAAGVASDGVKVSIMWLLSVYLIQTIAELFLSPAGLSATNKLAPRAFENQLMGVWYLAMALGDSVGGQTYRLTTVVPMPVYYLVLALAAVAAGLLMLLFVRRLRVLMAEHHLPPVPAQS; this comes from the coding sequence ATGGCATCCGGACGACCAGGGCCGCCTGCCGGGGAGCGGACGTTCTTCGGCCATCCGCGCGGGCTGGCCACGCTGTTCGGCACGGAGATGTGGGAGCGCTTCAGCTACTACGGCATGCGCGCCGTGCTCGTGCTGTTCCTCACGGCGCCCGCCACCCGCGGCGGCATGGGCCTGCCGGAGACGACCGCCGTGGGCGTCTACGGTGTGTACGTCGCCTCGGTGTACCTACTGGCCCTCATGGGCGGCTGGCTGGCCGACCGGCTGCTCGGGGCACGCAGGACCGTCCTGGTCGGCGCTTCGGTGATCATGGGTGGCCACCTGAGCATGGCGATGCCCATGGGCGGCGGCTTCGTCTGGCTCGGCCTCGTGCTCATCGCGCTGGGCAGCGGTCTGCTCAAGCCGAACATGGCGGCGTTGGTGGGCGAGTTGTACCGGCACGAGGACGACGCCCGGCGCGACTCCGGCTACACGATCTTCTACATGGGCGTCAACCTGGGCGCGTTCCTCGGCATCATGATCGTGCCCTGGCTGCAGACCGGCGGCCGCTGGCATCTCGCCTTCGGTGCGGCGGCGGTCGGCATGCTCTTCGGCCTCGTGCAGTACGTGCGGGGGCGGGCGACCCTGTGCGGCGCCGGCGAGGAGCCCGACCACCGGCTCACGCCCGCCGAGGAACATCGCTTCAAGATGGTCGCCGGTCTCTGCCTCGCCGTCGTCGCGGGCGGGCTGGCCCTGTGGGCGGTCAGCGGGACGCTCACCGTCGACCGCTTCGCCCTCGCGCTCACGGTCGTGACGGCCGTCGTGCCGATCGCGTACTTCGCCTTCCTGTTCTCGTCGCACGAGGTCACCGCGGAGGAGCGCAGGGGGCTGTTCGCGTACGTGTGGCTGTTCCTCGCCGCCGCGATCTTCTGGCTCGTCTACGACCAGGCCGGAAGCTCGCTGCTGCTGTTCGCCAAGAAGGACACCGACCTCGACGTGTTCGGCTTCACGATCCCGCCGGGCTGGGTGGGGAACATCAACTCCCTCGCGATCATCGTGCTCGCCCCGCTGTTCGCCGAGATGTTCCTCAGGGCCGGCACCCGCATCAGCACACCGCTCAAGTTCGCGATCGGGCTGGTGATCGTCGGGCTGAGCTTCGTCGTGATGTCCGTCGCGGCGGGCGTCGCCTCGGACGGGGTGAAGGTCTCCATCATGTGGCTGCTGTCGGTCTACCTCATCCAGACCATCGCCGAGCTGTTCCTCAGCCCGGCCGGGCTGTCGGCCACCAACAAGCTCGCCCCCCGCGCCTTCGAGAACCAGCTCATGGGCGTGTGGTATCTGGCGATGGCCCTCGGGGACTCCGTCGGCGGCCAGACCTACCGGCTGACCACGGTCGTGCCCATGCCCGTGTACTACCTGGTCCTCGCGCTCGCCGCGGTCGCCGCGGGTCTCCTCATGCTGCTGTTCGTCCGCAGGCTCCGCGTCCTCATGGCCGAACACCACCTGCCCCCCGTGCCCGCTCAGTCCTGA